The following are encoded in a window of Acidobacteriota bacterium genomic DNA:
- a CDS encoding DivIVA domain-containing protein: MEISPLEIQKQSFSKAFRGYSVDEVRAFLHMVSEEIEGLLKKLELLARENSMLREDVAENQEREGILKDTLLAAQKVSDDVRNNARREAELIIKDAELLSEKMISHAMSRIGELERVIQDMKIERKSVRNKVQTVLDTFQQVLALDVEQEANELPLTQLHRRIAAENGD; this comes from the coding sequence ATGGAAATATCACCGCTCGAGATACAGAAGCAGTCGTTCAGCAAGGCCTTTCGCGGTTATTCGGTGGATGAGGTTCGTGCCTTTCTTCACATGGTTTCCGAGGAAATCGAAGGGCTCCTCAAAAAACTCGAGTTGCTCGCGCGCGAGAACTCGATGCTGCGTGAGGACGTTGCAGAAAATCAGGAGCGCGAAGGCATTCTCAAGGATACCCTTCTCGCAGCGCAGAAAGTCTCGGACGATGTCCGCAACAATGCCCGCAGGGAAGCGGAGCTCATCATCAAGGATGCGGAGCTCCTCTCCGAAAAAATGATCTCGCACGCGATGTCCAGGATCGGGGAGCTCGAGAGGGTGATTCAGGATATGAAGATCGAGCGGAAGAGTGTGCGGAACAAGGTCCAGACGGTTCTCGACACTTTTCAGCAGGTCCTGGCTCTCGACGTCGAGCAGGAAGCAAACGAACTGCCGCTGACGCAGTTGCACAGGCGGATCGCCGCGGAGAATGGCGACTGA
- a CDS encoding YggT family protein — translation MGAVGVALLAAVFWILNFIYWLVIIWVILSWVVFFMSQSSARWKYRRFFETIALINDFFERATRPLLAPFRRLLPPSRTAGIDWSPLLLLLAIYVIRVFLFELVRG, via the coding sequence ATGGGTGCCGTCGGGGTCGCATTGCTTGCCGCAGTTTTCTGGATCCTCAACTTCATCTATTGGCTCGTGATCATATGGGTCATCCTCTCCTGGGTCGTTTTCTTCATGTCGCAATCCTCGGCGAGATGGAAGTATCGAAGATTTTTCGAGACGATCGCCCTCATCAACGACTTTTTCGAAAGGGCAACCCGCCCCTTACTCGCCCCGTTTCGAAGGCTGCTGCCGCCGAGCAGGACGGCGGGGATCGACTGGTCGCCGCTTCTGCTCCTTCTTGCGATCTATGTGATCCGCGTCTTTCTTTTCGAGCTCGTCCGCGGCTAG